In the genome of Luteitalea pratensis, the window GCGTGCTTCGGGCTGTTCACGGCGATCGGAGGCCCGTTGAGCGCGTGGGTCGGGTTGTGCACCGGTTTCGTGGTCTGGATCGCCGGTGCCACGATTGGCTGGCCGGCCCCGTACGTCACCGCGCTCGCGGCATCGGTGATGGCCTATCTCGTGCAGTAGTAGCGCAGCCACAGCAGCCATCGTGTCGGCCGTCTGACCGGGAGAAGCTGAGGACCCTGCGCGTCAGCTGCGTGTTGCCGGACTTCCGGCGGTCAACTCGGGAAAGTCCACGTTCGGGCGTCCGGCTGCGGGCGGGATGGCCATCCCTGCGGCGCGGGCTGCCTCGAGCCAAAGGTCGATGGCCGTCTGCGCCGACTCGACGGCCTCGACCGGCGTGCTTCCGTGCGCCATGCACCCTAGAAGTTCAGGCACTCGGACGACGAAAACAGCGTCTTCAGCACTCCAGAAGACGATCAGTTCGTACCTGTGCATGTCAGACCTCGAGATCGAGATTGTACGCGAGGATGACCGCACGAACCTGCCGCACCTGGTAGGGTTTGGCCTTGTTGCCGGCCCGTTGTAGCGTCAGTGGGCGATCCAGTTTCGGTCTCATCAGGGCATGGTGGCTCCCGCGGACGCGCTGACGGAACCCCAATGCCATCAGCAGGGTAATCACGTCATCGAAGTCGAGATTCGCGTCCGCCTCGCCGTTGATCACTCGTTCCCACGTTCGGCGGATGCGGCCCACGTGGCGTCGCACGCTGCACAGCCCGTTCCCGAGGCCGAGCATCTCGATCGGCTCGATTGCCCGAGGCCGAGGCGCGGTGCGTACACAAAAGGACGCGCCGGCCTCAAATCGGCGTCGCAGAAACTGCGCTGCCGGTGCGGCTAGACACATGAGCTGCGCCTTCGCGCCGCGCCCCCCTACTCGTCCGGCGAGAACGCGAGCGAAATGTCGAGCGCCTGGGCTGCGCTCGCGAGGCGCATGTCGTAGGTCGCCAACGCGACCTGCTGGCGCTGGCTCCGTAGATACTCGATTGCACTCAGGTGCAGCGCGTCGAGCGTGCGGACGACGAGTGGAAAGGGCTCGAGGGCCCGCTGCGTCGCGAGAGGGTGCATTTCGACAACGCCCAGACGTGCGAGGACCTCACGGGCGGCCTCGGCGTGACTGGTTCCAAGGCCGCGCGCATGGAGGTTCACCCACGTCTCGAAGTGTGTGAGGCGGCTGGTGACGAGGGATTCGCTCCACAGTGACGCGGGAGGCTGTCGCTGCTCGTCGAGCAGGTGAGCCAGCAGCACCGACGTGTCGACGTAGATCAACGGTCCGCCCGGGACTCGTCCAGCTGGCGCAGCAACTCCTCGGTTGTCATCAACGGTTTCCGCGGCGGTGGCTCCGCGGAGCGCGAGACCGGTGGCGTGACGATACCGGCACGGACGGCCTCGGCCAGCAGCGCGTCATGCACGTACTCGCTCCGATGCGACTCCGGCGCGATCAACTCGGCGACCACGCGGTCGCGGTCGGTCACGAGAATCCGCTCGCCGTTGGCGGCCAGCCGTACGTATTCGCTCAGCTTGTTTTTCAGCACTTTCAGCCCCACGGCTCGCATGTCCTCCATGGTAGCTTCCGGGAGCTACCGGATCAACGCCACCTCAATCTCCGGACAGATCACTGACCGTCGAGCAAGCTCGACGGCTACGGCGCCCCGGAGACAGCTACCGACCGTCTCGTGCCCGTCGACCTGACTTGTCCGCCGTAGCCTTGGCGAAGGTGGAAGGTCGACGGCTACGCGAAACTCTGGTCGACGGCTACGCAAAACTCAGATCGACAGCTCGCGCAACTCAGATCCGACGGCTACGCGAAACTCAGGTCGACGCGACAGTCGCCGGTGCGGCCGTGGACGG includes:
- a CDS encoding type II toxin-antitoxin system HicB family antitoxin; this translates as MHRYELIVFWSAEDAVFVVRVPELLGCMAHGSTPVEAVESAQTAIDLWLEAARAAGMAIPPAAGRPNVDFPELTAGSPATRS
- a CDS encoding type II toxin-antitoxin system HicA family toxin, giving the protein MRRHVGRIRRTWERVINGEADANLDFDDVITLLMALGFRQRVRGSHHALMRPKLDRPLTLQRAGNKAKPYQVRQVRAVILAYNLDLEV
- a CDS encoding PIN domain-containing protein, producing MIYVDTSVLLAHLLDEQRQPPASLWSESLVTSRLTHFETWVNLHARGLGTSHAEAAREVLARLGVVEMHPLATQRALEPFPLVVRTLDALHLSAIEYLRSQRQQVALATYDMRLASAAQALDISLAFSPDE
- a CDS encoding type II toxin-antitoxin system Phd/YefM family antitoxin, which produces MEDMRAVGLKVLKNKLSEYVRLAANGERILVTDRDRVVAELIAPESHRSEYVHDALLAEAVRAGIVTPPVSRSAEPPPRKPLMTTEELLRQLDESRADR